In one Achromobacter spanius genomic region, the following are encoded:
- a CDS encoding AMP-binding protein: MNTQEFFNVLTQHAASTYRPASIGARASLTYSAFCAAVKERAAWYEKLSVRVLLTLQDNAPWAIVDDVAALMANVAHVPLPPLATDSLLIRALERCGVDTVIAPAAMTARLVRLGLRQSVTLSGGDGLFVRHAPVPPRELPPGTAKIVFNTDTDDMGKGICLGASALLSTAAAVAAALTDRGIKRHLMTRPLATLQECVIGVYASLISGATCVALPGSHLGLDAMGVDPLALHEELEHHGAQSFLATPQALVDYALFLQDRRARAPVTLRCALIDGAANELGMRRLFEAAGLPVVPTFAVAQAASVVTMHIDGMRHAGSAGKALPHLQVRASESGELEVKGSGFLGYVDEPPFVGEWLATDKHGEIDDDGHVYLLDRAGPAIVATSRIGPAQANAERALMDTALFMQAAVFVKPRVGCCAVLWPIGPTLSDDEIQAAVDRCNARLDARSHVMRWTRAKAPFSFVSGLATSRGRPRRTMILRLHDHEFNEAIAEDARHEVARAGM, from the coding sequence ATGAATACCCAAGAATTCTTCAATGTGTTGACTCAGCATGCGGCAAGCACGTATCGGCCCGCATCGATCGGGGCGCGCGCATCGCTGACCTACAGCGCGTTCTGCGCCGCTGTGAAAGAACGCGCGGCCTGGTACGAAAAATTGTCGGTTCGGGTGTTGTTGACCCTGCAAGACAATGCGCCATGGGCCATCGTCGATGACGTGGCGGCCTTGATGGCGAACGTGGCGCATGTTCCGCTGCCACCGCTTGCCACGGACAGCTTGTTGATACGCGCCCTGGAACGCTGCGGCGTGGACACGGTGATTGCGCCGGCCGCCATGACCGCAAGGCTAGTCCGCTTGGGGCTGCGGCAGTCGGTCACGCTGTCCGGCGGCGATGGCCTGTTTGTGCGGCACGCGCCGGTGCCGCCACGCGAACTGCCGCCAGGCACCGCGAAGATCGTGTTCAACACCGACACCGACGACATGGGCAAGGGCATCTGCCTGGGCGCGAGCGCGCTGCTGTCAACGGCGGCTGCGGTAGCGGCTGCCTTGACTGATCGAGGAATCAAACGGCATTTGATGACCCGCCCCTTGGCAACGCTGCAAGAGTGTGTGATTGGGGTCTATGCAAGCTTGATCTCGGGCGCAACCTGCGTGGCCCTGCCGGGCAGCCATCTTGGGCTGGACGCGATGGGCGTGGACCCCCTGGCCTTGCATGAAGAACTTGAACACCATGGCGCGCAGAGCTTCCTGGCCACGCCACAGGCCCTGGTCGATTACGCGCTCTTTCTACAGGACCGGCGCGCGCGGGCGCCAGTGACGCTGCGCTGTGCGTTGATCGATGGCGCGGCGAACGAACTCGGCATGCGCCGGCTGTTCGAGGCGGCCGGCCTGCCTGTCGTGCCGACCTTCGCGGTGGCGCAAGCGGCGTCGGTGGTGACGATGCACATTGACGGCATGCGCCACGCGGGCTCGGCGGGCAAAGCCCTGCCGCACTTGCAGGTGCGCGCGTCCGAAAGCGGCGAACTTGAAGTCAAGGGTTCGGGGTTCCTGGGCTATGTCGACGAGCCGCCCTTTGTTGGTGAATGGCTGGCCACCGACAAGCACGGAGAGATTGACGACGACGGCCACGTGTACCTGCTGGATCGCGCGGGCCCCGCCATCGTCGCCACGTCGCGCATCGGTCCCGCGCAGGCTAATGCCGAACGCGCCTTGATGGATACCGCGCTGTTCATGCAGGCCGCCGTGTTCGTCAAGCCACGCGTCGGATGCTGCGCGGTGCTGTGGCCCATCGGGCCAACCCTGTCCGACGACGAAATACAGGCCGCCGTCGATCGCTGCAATGCGCGACTGGATGCGCGTTCGCATGTGATGCGCTGGACCCGCGCGAAGGCGCCGTTCTCATTCGTGTCAGGCTTGGCGACCTCGCGTGGTCGGCCTCGCCGCACGATGATCCTGCGTCTGCATGATCATGAGTTCAACGAGGCCATCGCCGAAGACGCCCGTCACGAAGTAGCGCGAGCCGGCATGTGA
- a CDS encoding HlyD family efflux transporter periplasmic adaptor subunit gives MDATALLGDDPDASDVSLDARILPPLRQDLRLIPDQGGARAGEWSGNWRIHDPAAHRFFAIDQDTVGMLAQWHQGTVGALRLAVARSSGRTPDEQKILGLIEFLQRHDLLAPAPGETYARVRQQRAAQKRSLATRLLHGYLFFKVPLARPDVFLRRTLPWVTVFFSRLFWILAALLGVLSLYLVSRQWDTFLSTFPDMISATGLIAFGLSLALVKTLHELGHGYTAVRLGSRVTTMGVAFVVMTPILYTDTTDAWRLPRRQRVLIDSAGMAVELLVAVLATLAWVFLPDGAWRNVAFALATTSWVLSLAVNLNPLMRFDGYYLFSDLIGIPSLQDRSFAMARWWMRERLFGYGDEQPEPTYGSTRTLFIVFAYATWIYRFFLFLAIALLIYHYFFKILGIFLFVVEIGWFIALPIWREMKVWVRRRHEVGRQAFVTMMVVAILAAVLLVPLPYTVRIPAVLTATEQAPAFAPRPARLEAVRVRQGETVRAGQILMALSASEIEQQLDAARERERLLNERLDRRSADRKDLSESLTLTREVQLERDRIAGLERERARLAVRAPIDGVVVELALELSPGRWVDEKTRLALIAAPDSLEARGYIDADDLHRIREGDAGEFVDGQRLMPARAIQVSRVGAAANDTLDNWVLTSAHGGDVPARQFEGRLRAEQAVFEVAGDVTDLSRHTLPLTELRGEMQIRGEPISLASRLVRRVASVLLREAGA, from the coding sequence ATGGACGCCACCGCCCTGCTTGGCGACGACCCCGATGCCAGTGATGTCAGCCTGGACGCGCGCATCCTGCCGCCCCTGCGTCAGGACCTGCGCCTGATCCCGGATCAAGGCGGCGCGCGCGCGGGCGAATGGAGCGGCAACTGGCGTATTCATGACCCGGCCGCGCACCGCTTCTTCGCCATCGACCAGGATACGGTCGGCATGCTGGCCCAATGGCACCAGGGCACGGTGGGCGCGCTGCGGTTGGCGGTGGCGCGAAGCAGCGGCCGCACGCCCGACGAGCAGAAGATCCTGGGCCTGATCGAATTCCTGCAACGCCATGACCTGCTGGCGCCCGCCCCGGGCGAAACCTATGCGCGCGTGCGCCAGCAACGGGCGGCGCAAAAGCGATCGTTGGCGACACGCCTGCTGCACGGCTATCTGTTCTTCAAGGTGCCGCTGGCGCGCCCCGATGTCTTTCTGCGGCGCACCTTGCCGTGGGTAACGGTGTTCTTCTCGCGCCTCTTCTGGATCCTGGCTGCGTTGCTGGGCGTGTTGAGCCTGTACCTGGTGTCGCGCCAATGGGACACGTTCCTGAGCACCTTCCCCGACATGATCTCGGCCACGGGCCTGATCGCATTCGGCCTCAGCCTGGCCTTGGTGAAGACCTTGCACGAACTGGGCCATGGCTATACCGCCGTGCGCCTGGGATCGCGCGTTACCACCATGGGCGTGGCGTTCGTGGTGATGACGCCCATCCTCTACACCGACACGACCGACGCCTGGCGCTTGCCCCGGCGCCAGCGCGTCCTGATCGACAGCGCCGGCATGGCGGTGGAACTGCTGGTGGCGGTGCTGGCGACGCTGGCCTGGGTGTTCCTGCCCGACGGCGCCTGGCGCAACGTGGCCTTCGCGCTGGCCACCACCAGCTGGGTGCTGAGCTTGGCGGTCAACCTCAACCCGCTGATGCGCTTTGACGGCTACTACCTCTTCAGCGACCTGATCGGCATTCCCAGCCTGCAAGACCGATCATTTGCGATGGCGCGCTGGTGGATGCGGGAACGGCTCTTCGGCTACGGCGACGAGCAGCCCGAGCCCACCTACGGCTCGACGCGCACCTTGTTCATCGTCTTTGCCTACGCCACCTGGATCTATCGCTTCTTCCTGTTCCTGGCAATCGCCCTGCTGATCTATCACTACTTCTTCAAGATCCTGGGCATCTTCCTGTTCGTGGTCGAGATCGGCTGGTTCATCGCGCTGCCGATCTGGCGCGAAATGAAAGTGTGGGTACGCCGCCGCCACGAAGTGGGGCGGCAGGCGTTCGTGACGATGATGGTCGTGGCGATACTCGCGGCCGTGTTGCTGGTGCCCTTGCCCTACACCGTGCGCATCCCCGCCGTGCTGACCGCAACGGAGCAGGCGCCGGCGTTTGCGCCGCGCCCCGCGCGCCTGGAAGCCGTGCGCGTGCGCCAGGGCGAGACCGTGCGTGCCGGACAGATCCTGATGGCGCTGAGCGCGTCAGAGATCGAACAACAGTTGGACGCCGCGCGCGAGCGTGAACGGCTGCTGAACGAACGGCTGGACCGTCGCAGCGCCGACCGCAAGGATCTGTCCGAATCGCTGACGCTGACGCGCGAAGTCCAGTTGGAGCGCGACCGCATTGCGGGGTTGGAACGCGAGCGTGCCCGTCTGGCGGTGCGCGCGCCCATCGACGGCGTGGTGGTCGAGCTGGCGCTGGAACTGTCGCCCGGACGCTGGGTGGACGAGAAGACGCGCCTGGCCCTGATTGCCGCGCCCGACAGCCTGGAGGCGCGCGGCTACATCGATGCGGACGACTTGCATCGCATCCGTGAAGGCGACGCGGGCGAGTTCGTGGACGGGCAGCGCCTGATGCCCGCGCGCGCCATCCAGGTCTCGCGCGTGGGCGCGGCAGCCAACGACACATTGGACAACTGGGTGCTGACGTCCGCGCATGGCGGCGACGTGCCGGCGCGCCAGTTCGAAGGCCGGCTGCGCGCCGAACAGGCCGTGTTCGAAGTGGCCGGCGACGTGACCGACTTGTCCCGCCACACCCTGCCCTTGACCGAACTGCGCGGCGAAATGCAGATACGTGGTGAACCGATCAGCTTGGCCAGCCGCCTGGTGCGGCGCGTTGCAAGCGTGCTGTTGCGCGAGGCCGGCGCATGA
- a CDS encoding efflux RND transporter periplasmic adaptor subunit has protein sequence MALHVASSRSGPAAPVASGEPARPRPAANAPSVSQADPQNSTGAQLIRLEGELRRCATREALWQHLANEPIALLPFGQALVFDGTPGGRWRVAAISGLASVNRDAPLVRWYENMVTALCRPGADAPDPRALRTFDAHAYADPTDPCSADAVLTSLLWVPLADVGQAPRAGWLLARDQPWEEAHLRLAGRLGGAYAHGLSAIAGRARPVAGLRRHRPKLVGGLAVLAAALAFVHVPLTTLAPVEVTPQDPFVVTAALPAVVERILVPPGAQVAAGTPLVQLVDTQLRSDYEVAIQRGEVARAKVFRLQQAAVSDPTAKRELAVAQSEESVATAERDYARAMLAKAVLRAPQDGVALYGDPRDWLGRPVAVGEAIMRVADPGRVQYQLKVPVADSVNLQEGASVRVFLDAAPLDPLDAKIVRVAYRAEADAAGVSSYTVLARVNDPTAPPERLGLRGTARVYGEPVSLFYYLLRRPITALRQWTGV, from the coding sequence ATGGCCCTTCATGTGGCGAGTTCCCGTAGTGGGCCGGCTGCCCCCGTGGCGTCAGGCGAGCCCGCGCGGCCCCGGCCCGCCGCGAATGCGCCGTCGGTGTCGCAGGCCGACCCGCAGAACAGCACGGGCGCGCAGCTGATCCGCCTGGAAGGCGAGTTGCGCCGCTGCGCCACGCGCGAGGCCTTGTGGCAGCACCTGGCCAATGAACCCATCGCGCTGCTGCCCTTTGGCCAGGCGCTGGTGTTTGACGGCACGCCCGGCGGCCGCTGGCGCGTGGCGGCCATTTCGGGCCTGGCAAGCGTGAACCGCGATGCGCCGCTGGTGCGCTGGTACGAGAACATGGTGACGGCCCTGTGCCGGCCTGGCGCGGATGCGCCCGATCCGCGCGCGCTGCGCACCTTCGATGCGCACGCCTATGCGGATCCCACGGATCCTTGCTCGGCGGACGCCGTGCTGACCTCGTTGCTGTGGGTGCCTTTGGCCGATGTGGGGCAGGCGCCTCGCGCCGGCTGGTTGCTGGCGCGCGACCAACCCTGGGAAGAAGCGCATCTGCGCCTGGCGGGCCGCTTGGGCGGCGCCTATGCCCACGGCCTGTCCGCCATCGCGGGCCGTGCGCGCCCCGTGGCCGGCTTACGTCGCCATCGTCCCAAGCTGGTTGGGGGGCTGGCGGTATTGGCGGCGGCGCTCGCCTTCGTCCATGTGCCGCTCACGACCTTGGCGCCGGTGGAGGTCACGCCGCAGGATCCCTTTGTGGTGACGGCGGCGCTGCCCGCCGTCGTGGAACGCATTCTGGTGCCGCCGGGTGCGCAGGTTGCGGCGGGCACGCCGCTGGTGCAGTTGGTGGATACGCAATTGCGTAGCGACTACGAGGTCGCCATCCAACGGGGTGAAGTGGCCCGCGCCAAGGTGTTCCGGCTGCAACAGGCCGCCGTGTCCGACCCCACCGCCAAGCGTGAGCTGGCCGTGGCGCAAAGCGAGGAATCGGTGGCGACGGCGGAACGCGACTATGCGCGCGCCATGTTGGCCAAGGCGGTGCTGCGCGCGCCGCAGGATGGCGTGGCGCTGTATGGCGACCCGCGCGACTGGCTGGGCCGACCGGTGGCCGTGGGTGAAGCCATCATGCGCGTGGCCGACCCCGGTCGGGTGCAATATCAACTGAAGGTGCCGGTGGCCGACTCGGTCAACTTGCAGGAGGGCGCGTCGGTGCGCGTGTTCCTGGATGCGGCTCCACTGGACCCGCTGGACGCGAAGATCGTGCGCGTGGCGTACCGCGCCGAAGCCGATGCGGCCGGCGTGTCCAGCTACACCGTGCTGGCGCGCGTCAACGACCCCACGGCCCCACCCGAACGCCTGGGCCTGCGCGGCACGGCACGGGTCTATGGCGAGCCGGTGTCCTTGTTCTATTACCTGTTGCGGCGGCCGATAACGGCGTTGCGTCAATGGACGGGAGTCTGA
- a CDS encoding DUF1109 domain-containing protein codes for MKTKDFIDFLATDAGPAPAFNVSLKFRTALLAGLAASLGIGMMANGNASPAILWVVRWYKVAYALSILACGWFMVTQLARPISRIAKPLWALALVVLVMAGFGVSTWVAAPADQVSALFLGQTWQVCSLLILAFSLPALAAALWALRTLAPTRLRLAGFAAGIFAGAQGALGYAVICPEESFLFVAVWYTLGIALSALLGMLLGPKVLRW; via the coding sequence GTGAAAACCAAGGACTTCATCGATTTTCTGGCCACCGACGCCGGGCCCGCGCCAGCGTTCAATGTGTCTTTGAAGTTTCGTACCGCCTTGCTTGCCGGGCTGGCCGCCAGCCTGGGTATAGGAATGATGGCGAACGGCAACGCATCCCCCGCTATTTTGTGGGTGGTCCGTTGGTACAAGGTGGCGTATGCCTTGTCGATTCTTGCCTGCGGGTGGTTCATGGTCACGCAATTGGCCCGGCCGATATCGCGCATTGCCAAGCCGCTGTGGGCCTTGGCGCTGGTGGTGCTGGTGATGGCCGGCTTCGGTGTGTCGACCTGGGTGGCCGCGCCCGCGGATCAGGTTTCCGCGTTGTTCCTGGGGCAGACGTGGCAAGTCTGCTCATTGTTGATCCTGGCGTTTTCCTTGCCCGCATTGGCGGCGGCGCTATGGGCCTTGCGCACCTTGGCGCCCACGCGCTTGCGCCTGGCCGGCTTTGCCGCCGGCATCTTCGCGGGGGCGCAGGGAGCCTTGGGCTACGCGGTCATATGCCCCGAGGAATCATTCTTGTTCGTGGCGGTCTGGTATACGCTGGGCATCGCCTTGAGCGCTTTGCTTGGCATGCTGCTTGGACCGAAAGTGCTGCGCTGGTAG
- a CDS encoding TolC family protein translates to MSTIVSLCIGGMRRPKIEKKASLHALAASMAAVLLAGCSVQPKQFEAAENRDRAIDLIARSTANQEPILGAVDLYEAMARAIKYNLDVRVEMMGVALAQRELDLKHYDMLPKFVASLDYSGRDNYSGGASQSLLTGRTSLEPSTSSEKNVLQSNLQLSWDVLDFGLSYVRAKQAADRVNMAEERKRKVMNRLIEDVRTAYWRAVSAERLLGKIRELETATQTALDLAAEQDRLGLTAPLAPLSYQREMLGIRRDVQALGRELGVAKQQLAALMNLPPNTQYTIAIPPPMESKRSLVLPGIADDSAAWLQVAIENRPELREVAYQLRVNGQEDTAALLRSLPSLKLFGGVNASTNDLLYNSNWIGWGAVASWNLLNIFRLPAEKAQIKAEGDLLDQRQLALTTAVATQVEVSRARYALRQDELDTARRFYDVQARIEDQIDSGFKAEKLSRQSLIREQMNTLVARVRYDLALADLQNAYANVFASLGIDPVDTNMSTSDAVPTLAGKLRDMWTARDNFAINEQDARVAVVAPTR, encoded by the coding sequence ATGAGCACCATCGTAAGCCTCTGCATCGGCGGCATGCGCCGGCCCAAGATAGAAAAGAAGGCCAGCTTGCACGCCCTGGCCGCTTCCATGGCGGCGGTATTGCTGGCTGGCTGCTCGGTGCAGCCCAAGCAATTCGAAGCCGCCGAAAACCGCGATCGCGCCATCGACCTGATCGCGCGTTCCACCGCCAACCAAGAACCCATCCTGGGCGCGGTGGACCTGTATGAAGCAATGGCGCGCGCCATCAAATACAACCTGGACGTGCGCGTCGAGATGATGGGCGTGGCCCTGGCGCAGCGTGAGCTGGACCTGAAGCACTACGACATGCTGCCGAAGTTTGTCGCGTCGCTTGACTACTCCGGGCGCGACAATTATTCGGGCGGCGCGAGCCAGTCCTTGCTGACCGGGCGGACCTCGCTTGAGCCGTCCACCTCGTCTGAAAAGAACGTGCTGCAAAGCAATCTGCAACTGAGCTGGGACGTGCTGGACTTCGGCCTGTCGTATGTGCGCGCCAAACAAGCGGCCGATCGGGTCAACATGGCCGAAGAGCGCAAGCGCAAGGTCATGAACCGCTTGATTGAAGACGTGCGCACCGCCTACTGGCGCGCCGTCAGCGCGGAACGTCTGCTGGGCAAGATCCGCGAATTGGAAACGGCCACGCAGACCGCGCTGGACCTGGCCGCCGAGCAAGACCGGCTGGGCCTGACCGCGCCGCTGGCTCCCTTGAGCTACCAGCGCGAAATGCTGGGTATTCGGCGCGACGTGCAGGCGCTGGGCAGGGAACTCGGCGTGGCCAAGCAGCAACTGGCCGCCTTGATGAATCTGCCGCCCAATACGCAATACACCATTGCGATACCGCCACCCATGGAAAGCAAGCGGTCGCTGGTGTTGCCCGGCATCGCCGATGACTCGGCCGCCTGGCTGCAAGTGGCGATCGAGAACCGGCCCGAGCTGCGTGAAGTGGCGTATCAATTGCGCGTCAACGGTCAGGAAGACACCGCCGCCTTGCTGCGCTCGCTGCCCAGCCTGAAGCTATTTGGCGGGGTGAACGCCAGCACCAACGACCTGCTCTACAACAGCAACTGGATCGGCTGGGGCGCGGTGGCCAGTTGGAATCTGCTGAACATCTTCCGCCTGCCCGCCGAGAAAGCGCAGATCAAGGCGGAAGGAGATCTGCTGGATCAGCGGCAACTGGCGCTGACCACCGCGGTGGCGACGCAGGTGGAAGTGAGCCGCGCGCGTTACGCGCTGCGCCAGGACGAGCTGGACACGGCGCGACGCTTCTACGACGTGCAGGCGCGCATCGAAGACCAGATCGATTCGGGCTTCAAGGCGGAAAAACTCAGCCGGCAATCCTTGATCCGCGAGCAGATGAATACCTTGGTCGCGCGGGTGCGTTATGACCTGGCGCTGGCGGATCTTCAAAACGCCTACGCCAACGTGTTCGCCTCGCTCGGTATCGACCCCGTTGACACAAACATGAGCACGTCTGACGCGGTGCCCACGCTGGCGGGCAAGCTGCGCGACATGTGGACAGCGCGCGACAACTTCGCCATCAACGAGCAGGACGCCCGCGTGGCGGTCGTTGCACCGACACGCTAA
- a CDS encoding efflux RND transporter periplasmic adaptor subunit, with product MNKQRSLAPLAGRARRVWLTPLLLACATAWAAEPDVGSGSARGVLRASAEASLSSSISEKILSMPLREGERFKQGDVLVSFDCRRLEAELRAARAGAAVEARNAKVQSELLRMAATGRADADIARFKHQERQAQADVIQQRMVDCEVVAPYAGSVVETLARLDETPPANEKLISIVSDGPMELHMVVPSKWLVWLKEGSDLDFIVDETGDVLPAKVTRVSAAVDAVSQTIKVVARVEGAPASVLPGMSGRATLEGATAAPGTPMASTPGPGHGVGPGPAAGAGARPGPGSASKLPVQAVYHVPPGSEGLPLAITPIPAATSQAVPGGSVRVGAPPSRNGSAR from the coding sequence ATGAACAAGCAAAGAAGTCTTGCGCCCTTGGCGGGCAGGGCCCGCCGTGTCTGGTTGACGCCCTTGTTGCTGGCTTGCGCCACGGCCTGGGCCGCCGAGCCCGACGTTGGCAGCGGTTCGGCGCGCGGAGTGCTGCGCGCCAGCGCCGAGGCCTCGCTGTCGTCATCGATCTCTGAAAAGATCCTCAGCATGCCGCTGCGCGAAGGCGAACGGTTCAAGCAGGGCGACGTGCTGGTCAGTTTCGATTGCCGTCGCCTGGAAGCCGAGTTGCGCGCCGCGCGCGCGGGCGCGGCGGTGGAAGCGCGCAACGCGAAAGTGCAATCCGAATTGCTGCGCATGGCGGCCACCGGCCGCGCCGACGCCGACATCGCGCGCTTCAAGCACCAGGAGCGCCAGGCGCAGGCCGATGTCATTCAGCAGCGCATGGTCGACTGCGAGGTCGTGGCGCCGTATGCGGGCAGCGTGGTGGAAACGCTGGCGCGGCTGGATGAAACGCCGCCGGCCAATGAAAAGCTGATCTCCATCGTGAGCGATGGCCCGATGGAACTGCATATGGTCGTGCCGTCCAAATGGCTGGTGTGGCTGAAGGAAGGTTCGGACCTGGACTTCATTGTTGATGAGACCGGCGACGTGTTGCCGGCAAAGGTGACGCGCGTGTCGGCGGCGGTGGACGCCGTCAGCCAGACCATCAAGGTGGTGGCGCGCGTGGAGGGGGCGCCCGCGAGCGTGCTGCCCGGCATGAGCGGACGCGCCACCTTGGAAGGCGCCACGGCCGCGCCGGGCACCCCGATGGCGTCGACGCCCGGGCCTGGACATGGAGTTGGACCGGGACCTGCAGCGGGCGCGGGTGCTCGCCCCGGGCCGGGCTCCGCCAGCAAGCTGCCCGTGCAGGCCGTCTACCACGTGCCGCCGGGCAGTGAAGGCCTGCCGCTTGCGATCACGCCCATCCCCGCGGCGACAAGCCAGGCCGTGCCCGGCGGATCGGTGCGCGTCGGCGCGCCGCCTTCCCGCAACGGCAGTGCCCGCTAA
- a CDS encoding sigma-70 family RNA polymerase sigma factor, protein MPREFSARLGTVESELRALWLQAQAGDEAAYRDVLGRIARLLRAYLRRRMAGWQDDVEDLVQECLLALHLQRASYDPAQPLSAWVYAISRHKLIDFWRRNRRYGALNDSIDDVDELLLAGEAIEPMSHVDLARLLSLLPEAQRRAIELTKLEGLSVAEAAARIGMTEGAIRVQVHRGLKRLSLLVKVVI, encoded by the coding sequence ATGCCAAGAGAATTCTCCGCCCGCTTAGGGACTGTGGAATCCGAACTTAGAGCGCTTTGGCTACAAGCTCAGGCCGGAGACGAAGCAGCGTATCGCGATGTGCTGGGCCGCATCGCACGTTTATTGCGAGCCTATTTGCGCAGACGCATGGCGGGCTGGCAGGATGATGTGGAAGACTTGGTGCAGGAATGCTTGTTGGCGCTGCATTTGCAGCGCGCCAGCTACGACCCGGCACAGCCGTTGTCGGCATGGGTATATGCAATCTCTCGTCACAAGCTGATTGACTTCTGGCGCCGCAATAGACGCTATGGTGCCCTTAACGATTCTATTGATGACGTAGATGAATTGCTGCTGGCTGGCGAGGCAATAGAACCGATGTCTCATGTGGATCTTGCCCGCTTGCTGAGCTTGTTGCCCGAGGCGCAGCGACGCGCCATCGAGCTGACGAAACTGGAAGGATTGAGCGTGGCGGAAGCGGCGGCACGAATCGGAATGACAGAGGGCGCCATTCGGGTTCAGGTGCACCGCGGGCTAAAGCGATTGAGCTTACTCGTCAAGGTGGTCATATAG